The Ignicoccus hospitalis KIN4/I genome includes the window AACAGAGTCCCAGTCCGGCTCCGGCAGTTTCATTCTCATAACCGAGCCTTTGTAACTTGGTCCTTAATATAAAGCTCACTTCCAACGGGAGGCCCTATACTCTTGTAAGAGTTTTTCGAGGTCTTCTACTTGCATCTGCCTCATAGACTTCAGTTTCTCCATTCTCTCGTTCCACTCGTCTTTAAGGTCAATGGGAAGGACGGCATACCTACCGTAGACCTCGCCCGACGCCGTTATTACGGGGATCCCCCTATCCTCTAATTCTTTCTTAGTCTTCTCATTTATCTCAGAGGCAAATAACATTATATTATTCTCTAATATCTTTTCTATGAAGTCTTCGTTTAGCGCTTCCACCTTGTTCGCTAAGATCGCCCTCGTGGGTAGCTCCTCTATTTCGTGTTCCGGGAACTTGGAAGTAAAAGTAATGTCGTCCAAGTACAAGGCTACGAACGCCTCACCTCTCTCGACCTTTAACGCCGCCTCCCCGGCCTTCTCCAACAACGAGCTCAGTTCCTCGTTAATCCTCTGGAGCTCCTCAACCTTACGCGTCAGCTGGGAGTAACTCTCCTTTATCGAGGATACCTTCCTCTCCACTTCGTCCTCTATCTGTCTCCTAATTAGGTTCAGTTCCAAGTTTAGCTTCTCAATTGTAGCTTCTAACTCCTTAATCTTTAGCTTTAGGCTAACGTTCTCGGCCTCTAGGTACGCTAGTTTTAAGGCGCTCTTCAGGCCGCCGCCCTCGAGGTCGTTCCTCTTAGGTTGTTGAGCTGTAGGGTAGACGTCTTCTTCGCCCCCCTCTTCTTTTATAAGTTCACCTATCTCTTCTTCAACCACGTCCGCTATCGAACGTCCTTCTTTCAAGACGCTGAGGCGCACTCTATCTCTATCGACGTCGAGTCCTATTCTCTCCAAGTAGTTCTCTACTTTTTCTATCTTACCCTTTATCGCATTGAGGGCCTTGTGCGCCGCCGCCAACGCGTCCCTTTGGTGGCTGTCCTCCACGTTGACCCCTCTAGCCCGGTACTCCTCCGCTATCCTCTCCTTCTCCTTGACGCTTAAGGAGTTCTTAGGATAATATAACTCCGCGTTGAGCGTCGCGGCGAGCTTCTTCGCGGTGTGGGAGGGGGGACTAGTATCAGTAGCAATAATTATAGGTAGTCCGAACTTGTTTATCAGAGATACTAGCTCGCCCCTATCTGCATTCTTGAACGAGCCTAAGAAGAGGACCTCGCCTTCTACGTTCAATATAGCCAGTCCGGTCTTTATGCCGGGGTCAATGCCTACGACGAGTAGCTCTTTTGTCCTTTGTTCTTCGTCTTCGAACATAAATTTGCGCGTGACGACCGGTCTAACCTTTACGCGCACCGCGCTGCTGCTGACCGGCTTAACGAGCCCCTCTAGGGACTTTCGCGGGGCGTAGACGATAAAGGTTGCAGAATCTATAGAGCCGTCACTCTTCCTTATGAAGAGGTCGTAGTCAAGTCCCTCCTTTTCCAAGGTTGACTTTATTTCGTTCACTGTCTCGATTACCGCGTTCCTAGTGGCCCTTACAAAGCGATTCATACTGCTCCCGCCGGCTCTGGGAGTTCGACCCTTCGTCACAATGATCTTGGTCTTCTCTTCGAAAACTTTGACCTTTGTGCCTACGCCCTTGAGAGCCAAAAAGGCCAGTGCCAGCGCCGTTTCCCGGGGCGTGAGCTTCTCCGAGGTGAAACGCATTCCGTGAACCTTCAAGAGTTCCCTTAGGTCGACGAACTCCCCGTCCACCCGAGTTACTTGTACCACTTCAGTCTCTGGGGGAATCAAGTTCAAGAACTTGATCAATTCCCTCTGGTTCTCACCTAGTTCCGTTAAGTTGTCGACGGCAATCAGTTTCGGCCTGAACTCCCAGAGTATGCGTATGAGCTTCTTAATGTCAACCCTCTTATCTATGATTACTTTCCCGTCGCAGTCGACTAACACCAAGTGGAACTTTCCCTTAATCCCCGGCGGAGAGCCCGGCTCTAGGTCAACCGCTACCACTGGGCAATTCTTTGAGCCTTCTGACCACCTCATCAACATCTAAGGGGATACCGTATACTTTCTTAAAAAATCTTACCACGTACTCTACGTCCCTCCTCAACAACCTCTCAGCTAGCGGGCTATCTTTCTCTACGTACTGTGGCCAATCTATTATGAAGGCCTCAGAGGTAGAGGGAACTACTATTATGTTATACTCGCTCAAGTCGCCGTGCACTATACCTACGTCTTTGTACGCGATTTCTATTGTAACCAGCACGTCCTCAAGTGCCTTTAAAGGGTCGGGGATGTCGGGCTTGGTGTAAAGTTCGACGGCCCCCTCTATCAGTTCGGTGACCACTACGTGCCTACTCTTATCAACAGGTTTGGGAACCTTCGCGCCCCTAGGATATAACTCTTTGAGTGCCGCGAACTCCCTGCTAGCCGACACCTTAGACTGGAGGAGCCAACTGTCCTCCAATTTGTAAGGCCTGTTCCTTGCCACGTGCCTAAAGCTCTTCCTTCCGACCCTGTGAAACTTAACCGCAAGCCTCTTTCCGCCGGGGGCTATTCCGAGATATACGTCGCTCTCCTTCCCGACCCCTATCTTGTCGCCTATCTCGGCTAAGACCCCCCTCTTCATGAGGGTATGAATGGCCAAGACGTCGTAGGCCAAAATGGTGAGCCTGTATCCCAAACTGCTCCCGCTCATCCTCCTCAAGAGCTTGAGCTTGTTGAGGTGGTAGAGACTCCTCTCCAACCTGTGAAGGGGGAGTTTGGTCTCCTTCTCGAGGATCTCCACCGGGACGAACTCATGCGTCTTAAGTCTCCTCTCAATTGCCTTGAGAACCTTTATGTCGTCCTCTGTCAGTTGAGCATATATCTCCTTCAGGTTCAACTGGCTCCCCGGAGAGCGCCTCTAGGAATTGTTGTAAGTTTTCCGTGACCTTTACCTTGGAGTTCTCCAGAGTCTTCGGGACGTCGCTGTAACCCACAGCAACGGACATCCTATCGATGATCTCGCTTAACTCGGCGAACCACTCGAGCTCCTCGTCGCCGTGCGGGACTACCGCGGTGAACTTCACCCCTCTCGCCTCGCCCCCCACGCTTACGTTTCCCTTTGGAACGTGAATTGAGTCCGTCACCTCCATCAACTCCCTCTCCAGCGGGGTATGGGGCTCCACCTTCAGCTCGATACCTTGGAACTCTTCAAGGTTTACGGGCTTTAACACCTCGTCTCCTACGAGCTCTGCTAGTCTTATGGCGGTGTCTACGCTCACGTCCTTGTTACCCCTTATGTAGTCGTACACGGACTTCCGACTGACCCCCAAGTAGTTGGCCAACTCACCCATGCTTATCCCCATCTCCTCACATAACTCCTTCAACCTCTTGCTGTCTATAGATACCGTGAAGATAGATTTTTTCTTCCTTATGTAGATCTTGTTCCCCTTCAGTATGTTTTCGAACGTCTCTAAATTCACCACCGCGACTCCGTACTTCTCGTAAACGACGTCCTCTAAGAGCTCCTCGTCTCCGGACTTTTTGGCGACCAGCAAGGGCTTCGCGCCTATACCCTTCGCCAACATCGTCAGCGTCCCTACCTTTCTCTTGCTTACCTTTGCGCTGTTCTCCACACCCAGTACTACGAACACGTCGTCGTTGGACCTCACGACTACGTCGCTCACCTTTCCGTTTTCTATGTATTTATACTTCTCCACGATCCTAACCAAATCCTTTCGGAGGGACATCTTCACCGACCCCCACGAGGCGGGCCACGTCTACCTCGAATATTATGAAAACCAAGCTGGAGAATCGAGTTATTAACCTCTCCAAGTGGTATAACCGTAAGGGTTCTTCCTTGTCTATGCCTACGAGCCTCCTCACGGCCTTTTCATCCCATTCGGAACCTAGTACCTTCACGACCCCCGTGAGCGGCTCGTAGGCCAGTAGCAGAGGTACTCTCACGACCCACTTCATCCAAGAGGGTAATAAGTTTATCATCTCGTTGAGCTCGTCTGTATCCATTAAGTGCTCGCTCCCGTCCCTTAGCTTTATGAGTCTCCTGCCTTCGGCAGCGGCCTTGAGTAGTACCCTTTCTTGGGGCACGCTCTGATTGATCGATCGGAACTCCTCGATGACGTTTCTTACTACTCCGTTCGCGTCCGTCATGCTATCATTTACTTTAACGCTGGAGGGGGAGTTTATAGTAATGTGTATCTACACGCCCTCGCCCTCGAATTCTTTCTCTATTTCGTCCAAGTCTAGCTCGATAACTTCGCCCTCCCGAGCTTCTTGTACTTCCGACTTCCGCTTGACCTCGTCTTTTATCTCCTTCTTCTTGCCCCTGGCTTCGACCTCGACCTCGTCGTTTCCTATCTTGATCTTGGAAACTACGCCCCTCCACTTATATCCGCAGTTGGGACACTCAAAAGAGCCCATTACGGTTACCGTTATCCTTCCTTTGGAGTCCGGAAGGGGCGAGACTAACTGCCACGTCTTCTTGGGTTCACTAACCCTAGTGCCACACTTCGGGCACACGAAGGGGTCTTTCTTTTTCTTGCTCTTCCGCGCCATTCCGAGGTTTCCCGACACCCACGCGCCGGCCTCTGTTTTATTGTAGTACGGTTAACGCCACTCATAAAGGATCATTGAGGGGAGTTGGGTCGGGGGCGCACAACCCATGGTAGATTTGGACAAGGTTCGAGAAGCTATTAGGAGATTTAATGAGAAATACGGAGCAGAGAGCGAGTTGATTGAGGTAAAGAACGATGAGATAGTTGTCCACGTTAAGGGTCACATATGCTTCACGTGCGGGGCGTACGACTACTTCGAGGACTTAGCTTTTGAATTGAGCGACGTGCTAGGGAGGGAGTACGCCGTGGCCGAAGAGAAACAGTTGGAAGACGGCACGTACATCGTTCGCTACTTGCCCGCCGAGAAGGTCGATAAGGTCGTGAGAGAAGCCATGATTGTTATTTATGACAACGTGGAGAAGCTCCGATTGGAAATTCCTAAGAGGGGATAAGACCCTTGGGGAACGTGCGCGAC containing:
- a CDS encoding RIO1 family regulatory kinase/ATPase gives rise to the protein MNLKEIYAQLTEDDIKVLKAIERRLKTHEFVPVEILEKETKLPLHRLERSLYHLNKLKLLRRMSGSSLGYRLTILAYDVLAIHTLMKRGVLAEIGDKIGVGKESDVYLGIAPGGKRLAVKFHRVGRKSFRHVARNRPYKLEDSWLLQSKVSASREFAALKELYPRGAKVPKPVDKSRHVVVTELIEGAVELYTKPDIPDPLKALEDVLVTIEIAYKDVGIVHGDLSEYNIIVVPSTSEAFIIDWPQYVEKDSPLAERLLRRDVEYVVRFFKKVYGIPLDVDEVVRRLKELPSGSG
- a CDS encoding DUF460 domain-containing protein, with the protein product MLVDCDGKVIIDKRVDIKKLIRILWEFRPKLIAVDNLTELGENQRELIKFLNLIPPETEVVQVTRVDGEFVDLRELLKVHGMRFTSEKLTPRETALALAFLALKGVGTKVKVFEEKTKIIVTKGRTPRAGGSSMNRFVRATRNAVIETVNEIKSTLEKEGLDYDLFIRKSDGSIDSATFIVYAPRKSLEGLVKPVSSSAVRVKVRPVVTRKFMFEDEEQRTKELLVVGIDPGIKTGLAILNVEGEVLFLGSFKNADRGELVSLINKFGLPIIIATDTSPPSHTAKKLAATLNAELYYPKNSLSVKEKERIAEEYRARGVNVEDSHQRDALAAAHKALNAIKGKIEKVENYLERIGLDVDRDRVRLSVLKEGRSIADVVEEEIGELIKEEGGEEDVYPTAQQPKRNDLEGGGLKSALKLAYLEAENVSLKLKIKELEATIEKLNLELNLIRRQIEDEVERKVSSIKESYSQLTRKVEELQRINEELSSLLEKAGEAALKVERGEAFVALYLDDITFTSKFPEHEIEELPTRAILANKVEALNEDFIEKILENNIMLFASEINEKTKKELEDRGIPVITASGEVYGRYAVLPIDLKDEWNERMEKLKSMRQMQVEDLEKLLQEYRASRWK
- a CDS encoding helix-turn-helix domain-containing protein; this translates as MSLRKDLVRIVEKYKYIENGKVSDVVVRSNDDVFVVLGVENSAKVSKRKVGTLTMLAKGIGAKPLLVAKKSGDEELLEDVVYEKYGVAVVNLETFENILKGNKIYIRKKKSIFTVSIDSKRLKELCEEMGISMGELANYLGVSRKSVYDYIRGNKDVSVDTAIRLAELVGDEVLKPVNLEEFQGIELKVEPHTPLERELMEVTDSIHVPKGNVSVGGEARGVKFTAVVPHGDEELEWFAELSEIIDRMSVAVGYSDVPKTLENSKVKVTENLQQFLEALSGEPVEPEGDICSTDRGRHKGSQGN
- a CDS encoding DUF61 family protein — protein: MTDANGVVRNVIEEFRSINQSVPQERVLLKAAAEGRRLIKLRDGSEHLMDTDELNEMINLLPSWMKWVVRVPLLLAYEPLTGVVKVLGSEWDEKAVRRLVGIDKEEPLRLYHLERLITRFSSLVFIIFEVDVARLVGVGEDVPPKGFG